The genomic segment ATAACGTGTATTCCATAGCTTAAGAAAAAAAATTGTTGAGTTATGTCTACCCTTTCTAAAGGTAAAATATAATGGTTAAATTTATACAGTACTTTTGAAGTGTATTATGTACTACAGGTGGCAAGGGTAACGAGCTCTGTAATAATTGTTTTTGATGTTAGATATATTAATTAAACATATAGAAGAGGTAGTTTCGTTAACTCCGGAGGAGGCCGAATTCATTGTAAACCATTTTAAACTCAAAAGATATAAAAAGCATCAATTCATTATCCAGGAAGGTGATAAAGCGATTTACCATTATTTTATCATATCAGGCCTGACCAAATTAGTGTATTTGGATCAGTCAGGAAAAGAGCATATCGTTTCATTTGCTATGGAAGATTGGTGGGAAAGTGATTTTTATGCATTCTATACTGGGACACCCGCGACTTTATCCCTGATCTGTTTGGAAGATACAACGGTACTTGCATTAAACAATGCCGATTATTTCAAACTGTGTCAAGAAAGTCCTACCATGCAGCGGTTCTTTTTAGAAAAGGCAAACTTTGGATACCTAGGTATGCAACGCCGTGTGCTCTCTTCTTTGACGTTGAATGCGGCACAACGTTATGAACAATTTCTTAAACAGTATCCGAAGCTTAGCAATAGGATTCCAAAAAGCCAATTAGCCGCTTATCTCGGAGTCTCAAGAGAAACCTTGAGTAGGTTGAACCTGTGATATTTATCACAGCAAAATTGTGAGGTTTATCAACCTCATCTGCTAGCATTGTTTTTCAATTTTGTGTTGTTAAGAATTTTACACAATTAATTTAAATCACAATGGAAATTAATGCGACAAACCCATGGAAGTGGCAAGATGCCAGAAGTTACTCACAGGCTATCGAAGTTAAGAATGCAGAGGGAACACTATATGTTTCAGGACAGACAGCAATCGATGACGATGGAGTATCTAGCACTGAGGACATGAAAACACAGTTAATAAAAAGCTTGGAAAATCTAGAAAGGGTGATTACAGAAGCAGGTTACTCTTGCGGTAATATTGTTAGACTGAATATATATACAACCTCCACCCAAGAATTGTGGCCGCATTTTCCAGTTTTTCAGGATTGGATTGCCAAGCATGGAACGAGGCAGGCAACTACTTTATTAGAAGTCGTCAGTCTTTTCGAAACGTTAAAAGTTGAATTGGAAGCTACCGTAGTAAAATGATTAAGGATGCGGCCCAACAGGCTGATGTGTGAGACGGTCTTTTGATATCTGTAGCGTGCCTGCGCCGAGTAAGCGAAGGCACGCTACATGCCAATTTAAAGACAATAACTAGTAAAATGGAACATACAAACTCATATTTTGAATATCAATATCGTTTGGTTCAAGGATCAAGAAAAACACTTTTTGATTATTGTAAGCGTATTTCGAATGAGAATTTTCTAAACCAGAACAGCTCTTTTGGGCGTGGAGGAAGCATCCGAAATCTGCTGGTCCATATCGCAAATACCTATGAATATTGGATTGTTAAACATGCATTGGATAACGACATAGCCTTTACCGAATATACAAGCATAAATGACATAGATGCAGTAGTAGAAATGTTCGGGTTGATTGATACTGAAATTATTGATTTTTCCCACAGATACGAGTCTTCTAAACTTATGCCGATAGACTTAAAGCTAAACGGAGTCACAAAAACGACAACCCCATTGGAGCTGTTTACCCATGTGATCACACATGAGTTCCATCACAAGGGGCAAATTCTTTCGTTGAGTAGGCATTTGGGGTACGTGCCCATAGATACAGATATCATTAGATAACAAGAAGATGTATAATGAGTCATATGCAGTCGCGGGCAACATTCCTTATGCACCAAGACTGGATGTTAAATTTTGTCAATAGCAGTAACATTGCTGTACATACGGACAGATTCCGTGCCGGATCAACAAAGGATAGGGAGCATCGATGTTTGAGATTTAGAATGTCGTGCTCAGCGATGAATTTGTCCGATTCAACGAGTTTACCCGTGTTTTGTCCAGGTGATTGCCCTAAGTTTGGTCTATAATCAAACATAAAAACAATGAAAGCAATTACAAAATTTACAATTACAGGCGTCTTATGTGCGGCTCTTTTTTCCACAATGGCCAATTCA from the Sphingobacterium thalpophilum genome contains:
- a CDS encoding Crp/Fnr family transcriptional regulator, whose amino-acid sequence is MLDILIKHIEEVVSLTPEEAEFIVNHFKLKRYKKHQFIIQEGDKAIYHYFIISGLTKLVYLDQSGKEHIVSFAMEDWWESDFYAFYTGTPATLSLICLEDTTVLALNNADYFKLCQESPTMQRFFLEKANFGYLGMQRRVLSSLTLNAAQRYEQFLKQYPKLSNRIPKSQLAAYLGVSRETLSRLNL
- a CDS encoding RidA family protein, coding for MEINATNPWKWQDARSYSQAIEVKNAEGTLYVSGQTAIDDDGVSSTEDMKTQLIKSLENLERVITEAGYSCGNIVRLNIYTTSTQELWPHFPVFQDWIAKHGTRQATTLLEVVSLFETLKVELEATVVK
- a CDS encoding DinB family protein, with product MEHTNSYFEYQYRLVQGSRKTLFDYCKRISNENFLNQNSSFGRGGSIRNLLVHIANTYEYWIVKHALDNDIAFTEYTSINDIDAVVEMFGLIDTEIIDFSHRYESSKLMPIDLKLNGVTKTTTPLELFTHVITHEFHHKGQILSLSRHLGYVPIDTDIIR